From a region of the Daphnia pulicaria isolate SC F1-1A chromosome 1, SC_F0-13Bv2, whole genome shotgun sequence genome:
- the LOC124349291 gene encoding uncharacterized protein LOC124349291 isoform X1, with protein sequence MIILLLILSLVATIVISTPIPQKDITLFPETTVEVLKQIYRVNGDGSYSFGFKASDGTFLVERKDADGYVTGEFGYTKQQLQISEYLYNFDVARKLLGFPFPAIDGNAYSNANTSSVLKVLDDSDADVPIEVHDATELQIALLTDVEKNKTLPPPPDRPKFFKYGEAIFRSPSNISESVMWPNPSKIDQFMRDLKSFKLYPS encoded by the exons ATGATAATTCTTCTTTTG ATTTTGTCCTTAGTGGCAACCATTGTTATCAGCACTCCAATACCGCAGAAGGATATAACATTATTCCCCGAAACTACTGTCGAGGTCTTGAAACAAATCTACAGAGTAAATGGCGACGGTTCTTATAGTTTTGGCTTTAAAGCGTCGGATGGAACTTTTCTAGTCGAGCGTAAGGATGCTGATGGATATGTAACAGGGGAGTTTGGATATACCAAACAACAGTTACAAATCTCAG AATATCTTTATAACTTCGATGTTGCTAGAAAATTGCTTGGTTTTCCTTTTCCAGCTATTG ATGGAAATGCATACAGCAATGCAAACACTAGTTCCGTTTTAAAGGTGCTTGATGATAGCGACGCTGATGTGCCGATTGAAGTGCATGATGCAACTGAACTTCAAATTGCCCTTCTGACCGAtgtcgaaaaaaataaaactctaccaccaccaccagatcgaccgaaatttttcaaatatggAGAAGCTATCTTTCGTTCACCGTCGAACATTTCAGAATCTGTAATGTGGCCGAATCCTAGCAAAATAGATCAATTCATGCGGGATCTTAAATCGTTTAAGTTGTATCCGTCCTAG
- the LOC124349291 gene encoding uncharacterized protein LOC124349291 isoform X2, producing MIILLLILSLVATIVISTPIPQKDITLFPETTVEVLKQIYRVNGDGSYSFGFKASDGTFLVERKDADGYVTGEFGYTKQQLQISEYLYNFDVARKLLGFPFPAIV from the exons ATGATAATTCTTCTTTTG ATTTTGTCCTTAGTGGCAACCATTGTTATCAGCACTCCAATACCGCAGAAGGATATAACATTATTCCCCGAAACTACTGTCGAGGTCTTGAAACAAATCTACAGAGTAAATGGCGACGGTTCTTATAGTTTTGGCTTTAAAGCGTCGGATGGAACTTTTCTAGTCGAGCGTAAGGATGCTGATGGATATGTAACAGGGGAGTTTGGATATACCAAACAACAGTTACAAATCTCAG AATATCTTTATAACTTCGATGTTGCTAGAAAATTGCTTGGTTTTCCTTTTCCAGCTATTG tttaG